A genomic window from Salvelinus namaycush isolate Seneca chromosome 5, SaNama_1.0, whole genome shotgun sequence includes:
- the LOC120048303 gene encoding CD209 antigen-like protein C isoform X2, with the protein MEVENYTSLHEFTEDISSRGNKPILNNHMFSRPLPSVPLETAALTLKLNSVRGHYVYLCDDYSKLAQSCSKTVRKCRECPEDWIHVDEKCYSFSNDKMDWPSSRDSCTSLGSHLTILHSKEQHDALEKEARRIGGFDYHFWIGLSDIEKEGDWRWVDNTTLTNKYWNEYSSEPDNHQSGGSHGEDCATLDSHSQTWFDVPCDHIYKRICQMDAIRLD; encoded by the exons ATGGAGGTAGAGAACTATACCAGTCTACACGAGTTTACTGAGGATATATCCTCCAGAGGAAACAAGCCTATCCTAAACAAccaca tgtttaGCAGGCCGTTACCTAGTGTTCCCCTGGAGACAGCAGCTCTGACCCTGAAGCTGAACTCAGTTCGAGGACATTATGTCTATCTCTGTGATGACTACTCCAAACTGGCCCAGAGCTGCTCAAAGACAG taAGGAAGTGTAGGGAGTGTCCTGAGGACTGGATTCATGTAGATGAGAAATGTTACTCCTTCAGTAATGACAAGATGGACTGGCCGAGCAGCAGAGACAGTTGTACATCCCTGGGCAGCCACCTTACCATCCTGCACAGCAAAGAACAGCAT GACGCTCTGGAAAAAGAGGCCCGGAGGATTGGCGGGTTTGACTACCACTTCTGGATTGGCCTATCAGATATAGAGAAGGAAGGGGATTGGAGATGGGTGGACAACACAACACTGACAAATAA gTATTGGAATGAGTATAGCTCTGAGCCTGACAATCATCAGTCAGGAGGATCACATGGGGAGGACTGTGCCACCCTGGACAGCCATTCGCAGACCTGGTTTGACGTACCGTGTGACCACATCTACAAACGCATTTGTCAGATGGATGCCATCCGGCTGGACTGA
- the LOC120048303 gene encoding CD209 antigen-like protein C isoform X1, translating to MEVENYTSLHEFTEDISSRGNKPILNNHSAQGMKRGSECLRGQTALFVVIGLLASICANIALSVLLFSRPLPSVPLETAALTLKLNSVRGHYVYLCDDYSKLAQSCSKTVRKCRECPEDWIHVDEKCYSFSNDKMDWPSSRDSCTSLGSHLTILHSKEQHDALEKEARRIGGFDYHFWIGLSDIEKEGDWRWVDNTTLTNKYWNEYSSEPDNHQSGGSHGEDCATLDSHSQTWFDVPCDHIYKRICQMDAIRLD from the exons ATGGAGGTAGAGAACTATACCAGTCTACACGAGTTTACTGAGGATATATCCTCCAGAGGAAACAAGCCTATCCTAAACAAccaca GTGCCCAGGGGATGAAGAGGGGGTCAGAGTGTCTCAGAGGTCAGACCGCCCTCTTTGTGGTGATTGGTCTATTGGCCTCCATCTGTGCCAACATCGCTCTGAGCGTGCTCT tgtttaGCAGGCCGTTACCTAGTGTTCCCCTGGAGACAGCAGCTCTGACCCTGAAGCTGAACTCAGTTCGAGGACATTATGTCTATCTCTGTGATGACTACTCCAAACTGGCCCAGAGCTGCTCAAAGACAG taAGGAAGTGTAGGGAGTGTCCTGAGGACTGGATTCATGTAGATGAGAAATGTTACTCCTTCAGTAATGACAAGATGGACTGGCCGAGCAGCAGAGACAGTTGTACATCCCTGGGCAGCCACCTTACCATCCTGCACAGCAAAGAACAGCAT GACGCTCTGGAAAAAGAGGCCCGGAGGATTGGCGGGTTTGACTACCACTTCTGGATTGGCCTATCAGATATAGAGAAGGAAGGGGATTGGAGATGGGTGGACAACACAACACTGACAAATAA gTATTGGAATGAGTATAGCTCTGAGCCTGACAATCATCAGTCAGGAGGATCACATGGGGAGGACTGTGCCACCCTGGACAGCCATTCGCAGACCTGGTTTGACGTACCGTGTGACCACATCTACAAACGCATTTGTCAGATGGATGCCATCCGGCTGGACTGA